In Eublepharis macularius isolate TG4126 chromosome 4, MPM_Emac_v1.0, whole genome shotgun sequence, the following are encoded in one genomic region:
- the TSPAN17 gene encoding tetraspanin-17 isoform X3, giving the protein MPGKAQHFQGPQVSCCAKYLLFASNVLFWLLGAAFLAIGLWAWAEKGVLSNLSSITDLGGFDPVWLFLVVGGVMFVLGFAGCIGALRENTFLLKFFSVFLGLIFFLELTAGVLAFIFKDWIKDQLNFFINNNVKAYRDDIDLQNLIDFAQEYWSCCGAHGPNDWNFNIYFNCTDSNPSRERCGVPFSCCVKDPAEDVLNTQCGYDVRLKLELEQQTFIHTKGCAVQFEKWLQDNLIVVAGTFVGIALLQIFGICLAQNLVSDINAVKANW; this is encoded by the exons ATGCCAGGCAAAGCCCAGCACTTCCAAGGGCCCCAAGTCAGCTGCTGCGCCAAGTACCTTCTCTTCGCCTCCAATGTGCTCTTCTGG TTGCTGGGGGCTGCCTTCCTGGCCATTGGTCTGTGGGCCTGGGCAGAAAAG gGTGTGCTTTCCAATCTGTCATCCATCACAGACCTGGGCGGCTTTGACCCCGTCTGGCTGTTCCTTGTGGTCGGAGGGGTGATGTTCGTGTTGGGCTTCGCAGGCTGCATTGGGGCCTTGAGGGAGAATACTTTCCTCCTTAAGTTC TTTTCGGTTTTCTTGGGGCTTATATTTTTCCTGGAGCTGACAGCTGGTGTCCTGGCCTTCATCTTCAAGGACTGGATCAAAGACCAACTCAACTTCTTTATCAACAACAATGTCAAGGCCTACCGTGATGACATTGACCTGCAGAACCTCATTGACTTTGCTCAGGAATAT TGGTCTTGCTGTGGTGCTCATGGGCCGAATGATTGGAACTTCAATATTTACTTCAACTGCACTGACTCCAATCCCAGCCGGGAGCGCTGTGGAGTACCCTTTTCCTGCTGTGTCAAAGATCCTGCG GAGGATGTTCTCAACACCCAGTGTGGCTACGATGTCCGCCTTAAACTG GAGCTGGAGCAGCAGACCTTCATCCATACCAAGGGATGTGCTGTCCAGTTTGAGAAGTGGCTCCAGGACAACCTTATCGTGGTGGCTGGGACCTTCGTGGGCATTGCCCTGCTCCAG ATCTTTGGTATCTGTTTGGCACAGAATCTAGTGAGCGACATCAATGCTGTGAAAGCCAACTGGTGA
- the TSPAN17 gene encoding tetraspanin-17 isoform X2 — MPGKAQHFQGPQVSCCAKYLLFASNVLFWVVAGGCLPGHWSVGLGRKGVASKMPLGARKQDMKGVLSNLSSITDLGGFDPVWLFLVVGGVMFVLGFAGCIGALRENTFLLKFFSVFLGLIFFLELTAGVLAFIFKDWIKDQLNFFINNNVKAYRDDIDLQNLIDFAQEYWSCCGAHGPNDWNFNIYFNCTDSNPSRERCGVPFSCCVKDPAEDVLNTQCGYDVRLKLELEQQTFIHTKGCAVQFEKWLQDNLIVVAGTFVGIALLQIFGICLAQNLVSDINAVKANW, encoded by the exons ATGCCAGGCAAAGCCCAGCACTTCCAAGGGCCCCAAGTCAGCTGCTGCGCCAAGTACCTTCTCTTCGCCTCCAATGTGCTCTTCTGGGTGG TTGCTGGGGGCTGCCTTCCTGGCCATTGGTCTGTGGGCCTGGGCAGAAAAG GAGTCGCTAGCAAGATGCCTCTGGGAGCTCGCAAGCAGGATATGAAG gGTGTGCTTTCCAATCTGTCATCCATCACAGACCTGGGCGGCTTTGACCCCGTCTGGCTGTTCCTTGTGGTCGGAGGGGTGATGTTCGTGTTGGGCTTCGCAGGCTGCATTGGGGCCTTGAGGGAGAATACTTTCCTCCTTAAGTTC TTTTCGGTTTTCTTGGGGCTTATATTTTTCCTGGAGCTGACAGCTGGTGTCCTGGCCTTCATCTTCAAGGACTGGATCAAAGACCAACTCAACTTCTTTATCAACAACAATGTCAAGGCCTACCGTGATGACATTGACCTGCAGAACCTCATTGACTTTGCTCAGGAATAT TGGTCTTGCTGTGGTGCTCATGGGCCGAATGATTGGAACTTCAATATTTACTTCAACTGCACTGACTCCAATCCCAGCCGGGAGCGCTGTGGAGTACCCTTTTCCTGCTGTGTCAAAGATCCTGCG GAGGATGTTCTCAACACCCAGTGTGGCTACGATGTCCGCCTTAAACTG GAGCTGGAGCAGCAGACCTTCATCCATACCAAGGGATGTGCTGTCCAGTTTGAGAAGTGGCTCCAGGACAACCTTATCGTGGTGGCTGGGACCTTCGTGGGCATTGCCCTGCTCCAG ATCTTTGGTATCTGTTTGGCACAGAATCTAGTGAGCGACATCAATGCTGTGAAAGCCAACTGGTGA
- the TSPAN17 gene encoding tetraspanin-17 isoform X1, with protein MPGKAQHFQGPQVSCCAKYLLFASNVLFWLLGAAFLAIGLWAWAEKGVLSNLSSITDLGGFDPVWLFLVVGGVMFVLGFAGCIGALRENTFLLKFFSVFLGLIFFLELTAGVLAFIFKDWIKDQLNFFINNNVKAYRDDIDLQNLIDFAQEYWSCCGAHGPNDWNFNIYFNCTDSNPSRERCGVPFSCCVKDPAEDVLNTQCGYDVRLKLELEQQTFIHTKGCAVQFEKWLQDNLIVVAGTFVGIALLQECVQDNGIPSPSARAGLARIPSETKIAWINLVPSLSHAQIISKIFGICLAQNLVSDINAVKANW; from the exons ATGCCAGGCAAAGCCCAGCACTTCCAAGGGCCCCAAGTCAGCTGCTGCGCCAAGTACCTTCTCTTCGCCTCCAATGTGCTCTTCTGG TTGCTGGGGGCTGCCTTCCTGGCCATTGGTCTGTGGGCCTGGGCAGAAAAG gGTGTGCTTTCCAATCTGTCATCCATCACAGACCTGGGCGGCTTTGACCCCGTCTGGCTGTTCCTTGTGGTCGGAGGGGTGATGTTCGTGTTGGGCTTCGCAGGCTGCATTGGGGCCTTGAGGGAGAATACTTTCCTCCTTAAGTTC TTTTCGGTTTTCTTGGGGCTTATATTTTTCCTGGAGCTGACAGCTGGTGTCCTGGCCTTCATCTTCAAGGACTGGATCAAAGACCAACTCAACTTCTTTATCAACAACAATGTCAAGGCCTACCGTGATGACATTGACCTGCAGAACCTCATTGACTTTGCTCAGGAATAT TGGTCTTGCTGTGGTGCTCATGGGCCGAATGATTGGAACTTCAATATTTACTTCAACTGCACTGACTCCAATCCCAGCCGGGAGCGCTGTGGAGTACCCTTTTCCTGCTGTGTCAAAGATCCTGCG GAGGATGTTCTCAACACCCAGTGTGGCTACGATGTCCGCCTTAAACTG GAGCTGGAGCAGCAGACCTTCATCCATACCAAGGGATGTGCTGTCCAGTTTGAGAAGTGGCTCCAGGACAACCTTATCGTGGTGGCTGGGACCTTCGTGGGCATTGCCCTGCTCCAG GAATGTGTACAAGACAACGGAATTCCATCCCCTTCAGCTAGAGCTGGTCTTGCACGAATCCCAAGTGAGACAAAGATTGCTTGGATCAACCTGGTACCCAGTTTGTCACATGCACAAATTATTTCCAAG ATCTTTGGTATCTGTTTGGCACAGAATCTAGTGAGCGACATCAATGCTGTGAAAGCCAACTGGTGA